A single region of the Streptomyces sp. NBC_00425 genome encodes:
- a CDS encoding 2-hydroxy-3-oxopropionate reductase, with protein MTTLPKIAWIGLGIMGSPMSENLLKAGYDVTGFTLEQDKLDRLAGAGGTAAGSLAEAVRDADVIITMVPASPQVEAIAYGPDGILENARSGALLIDMSSITPQTSVDLAKAAAGKGIRVLDAPVSGGEAGAVEAVLSIMVGGEQADFDEAGPVFEALGRTVVLCGPHGSGQTVKAANQLIVAVNIQACAEAVVFLEKSGVDLAAALDVLGGGLAGSTVLTRKKDNFLGRDFRPGFRIDLHHKDMGIVTDAARNVGAALPVGAVVAQLVASLRAQGDGGLDHSALLRAVERLSGAPV; from the coding sequence ATGACCACCCTCCCCAAGATCGCCTGGATCGGCCTCGGCATCATGGGCTCCCCCATGTCCGAGAACCTGCTCAAGGCGGGTTACGACGTCACGGGCTTCACGTTGGAACAGGACAAACTGGACCGCCTGGCGGGCGCCGGCGGCACCGCGGCCGGGTCCCTCGCCGAGGCCGTGCGGGACGCCGACGTGATCATCACGATGGTGCCCGCCTCGCCTCAGGTCGAGGCCATCGCCTACGGCCCGGACGGCATCCTCGAGAACGCGCGGTCCGGCGCGCTCCTGATCGACATGTCCTCGATCACCCCGCAGACCTCCGTCGACCTGGCGAAGGCCGCCGCCGGCAAGGGCATCCGCGTGCTCGACGCCCCGGTGTCCGGCGGCGAGGCCGGCGCGGTCGAGGCGGTGCTGTCCATCATGGTCGGCGGCGAGCAGGCAGACTTCGACGAGGCCGGGCCGGTCTTCGAGGCCCTCGGCAGGACCGTCGTGCTGTGCGGCCCGCACGGCTCGGGCCAGACCGTGAAGGCCGCCAACCAGCTGATCGTCGCCGTCAACATCCAGGCGTGCGCGGAGGCCGTGGTCTTCCTGGAGAAGTCGGGCGTGGACCTCGCTGCGGCCCTCGACGTCCTGGGCGGCGGCCTGGCCGGCTCGACCGTCCTGACGCGCAAGAAGGACAACTTCCTCGGCCGCGACTTCAGGCCGGGCTTCCGGATCGACCTGCACCACAAGGACATGGGCATCGTCACCGACGCCGCCCGCAACGTGGGCGCCGCCCTGCCCGTGGGCGCCGTGGTCGCCCAGCTGGTCGCGAGCCTGCGGGCGCAGGGCGACGGCGGACTGGACCACTCCGCCCTGCTGCGGGCGGTGGAGCGCCTGTCCGGCGCGCCGGTCTGA
- the gcl gene encoding glyoxylate carboligase, translating to MARMTAARAAVEILKLEGVTSAFGVPGAAINPFYAALRAAGGVEHTLARHVEGASHMAEGYTRAHPGNIGVCVGTSGPAGTDMITGLYSAIGDSIPILCITGQAPTAVIHKEDFQAVDIAAIAAPVTKMAVTVLEAAQVPGVFQQAFHLMRSGRPGPVLIDLPVDVQRTEIEFDPDTYAPLPVYKPAATRPQIEKALRMLNASERPLIIAGGGVITADATELLLEFAELTGVPVVPTLMGWGAIPDDHELNAGMVGLQTSHRFGNATFLESDFVLGVGNRWANRHTGRIDVYTAGRTFVHVDVEPTQIGRIFAPDYGIASDAKAALALFVEAARESRAAGTLPDRSAWAAAAQHKRATLQRRTHFDDIPIKPQRVYEEMNKAFGPETRYVSTIGLSQIAGAQMLHVHRPRHWINCGQAGPLGWTIPAALGVAKADPQAQVVALSGDYDFQFMIEELAVGAQHRIPYVHVLVNNAYLGLIRQAQRAFDIDFQVKLEFENVNAPELGVYGVDHVKVAEGLGCKAIRVTDPAELGAAFEQAKKLAAEFRVPVVVEAILERVTDIAMSVTNDIGEVVEFEELATEPGHAPTAIRTLKV from the coding sequence ATGGCTCGTATGACCGCTGCCCGTGCGGCAGTCGAGATCCTCAAGCTCGAGGGCGTCACCAGCGCGTTCGGTGTCCCCGGCGCGGCGATCAATCCCTTCTACGCGGCGCTCAGGGCCGCCGGGGGCGTCGAGCACACGCTGGCCCGCCACGTCGAGGGCGCTTCGCACATGGCCGAGGGCTACACCCGCGCCCACCCGGGCAACATCGGGGTCTGCGTCGGCACGTCGGGCCCGGCCGGCACCGACATGATCACCGGGCTGTACTCCGCCATCGGCGACTCGATCCCGATCCTGTGCATCACGGGCCAGGCGCCGACCGCCGTGATCCACAAGGAGGACTTCCAGGCCGTCGACATCGCGGCCATCGCCGCCCCGGTGACCAAGATGGCGGTCACCGTCCTGGAGGCCGCCCAGGTTCCGGGCGTCTTCCAGCAGGCGTTCCACCTCATGCGCTCCGGCCGGCCGGGGCCGGTCCTGATCGACCTGCCCGTCGACGTCCAGCGGACGGAGATCGAGTTCGACCCGGACACGTACGCGCCGCTGCCCGTGTACAAGCCGGCCGCGACCCGCCCGCAGATCGAGAAGGCCCTGCGGATGCTGAACGCCTCCGAGCGGCCGCTGATCATTGCGGGCGGTGGTGTCATCACGGCCGACGCCACCGAACTCCTGCTGGAATTCGCCGAGTTGACGGGCGTTCCGGTCGTCCCGACCCTGATGGGCTGGGGTGCGATCCCCGACGACCACGAGCTGAACGCCGGCATGGTCGGCCTGCAGACCTCGCACCGTTTCGGCAACGCGACGTTCCTGGAGTCCGACTTCGTCCTCGGCGTCGGCAACCGCTGGGCCAACCGCCACACCGGCCGCATCGACGTCTACACGGCCGGCCGCACCTTCGTGCACGTCGACGTGGAGCCCACCCAGATCGGCAGGATCTTCGCCCCGGACTACGGGATCGCGTCGGACGCGAAAGCGGCGCTCGCGCTCTTCGTCGAGGCGGCGCGGGAGTCGAGGGCGGCGGGCACGCTGCCCGACCGTTCCGCGTGGGCGGCCGCCGCGCAGCACAAGCGGGCGACCCTCCAGCGCCGTACGCACTTCGACGACATCCCGATCAAGCCGCAGCGCGTCTACGAGGAGATGAACAAGGCCTTCGGGCCCGAGACGCGGTACGTCAGCACCATCGGTCTGTCACAGATCGCGGGCGCCCAGATGCTGCACGTCCACCGGCCACGGCACTGGATCAACTGCGGCCAGGCGGGGCCCCTCGGCTGGACGATCCCGGCGGCACTCGGCGTCGCCAAGGCCGATCCGCAGGCGCAGGTCGTCGCGCTGTCCGGGGACTACGACTTCCAGTTCATGATCGAGGAGCTGGCGGTGGGCGCCCAGCACCGGATCCCGTACGTCCATGTGCTGGTCAACAACGCCTACCTGGGGCTGATCCGGCAGGCGCAGCGGGCGTTCGACATCGACTTCCAGGTCAAGCTGGAGTTCGAGAACGTCAACGCGCCGGAACTGGGCGTCTACGGCGTCGACCATGTGAAGGTCGCCGAGGGGCTGGGCTGCAAGGCGATCCGGGTGACGGACCCGGCCGAGCTGGGGGCCGCCTTCGAGCAGGCGAAGAAGCTCGCGGCCGAGTTCCGGGTGCCGGTCGTCGTCGAGGCGATCCTGGAGCGCGTCACCGACATCGCGATGAGCGTCACCAACGACATCGGCGAGGTCGTGGAGTTCGAGGAACTCGCCACCGAGCCCGGGCACGCGCCCACCGCGATCAGGACGCTGAAGGTCTGA
- a CDS encoding AMP-binding protein, which yields MLGDTIGQNLDRAVAAWPDREALVDVPSGRRWTYARFGADVDRLAYALLASGVAKGDRVGIWAVNCAEWVLVQYATARVGAIMVNVNPAYRTHEVEYVLQQAGISLLFASLTHRTSDYRAMVEQVRGRCPQLRETVYIGDPSWAAFLGRGTPERRGELAVREGELSCDDPVNIQYTSGTTGFPKGATLSHHNILNNGYSVGEAIAYSEQDRICVPVPFYHCFGMVMGNLAATSHGACIVVPAAAFDPKATLEAVQQERCTSLYGVPTMFIAELNLPDFAAYDLSTLRTGIMAGSPCPAEVMKRVVAEMNMAQVSICYGMTETSPVSTQTHRDDDLEHRTGTVGRALPHIEVKVVDPVDGVTRPRGVPGELCTRGYSVMLGYWNEPEKTAEVIDAGRWMHTGDLAVMREDGYVEIVGRIKDMIIRGGENIYPREIEEFLYGHPGIRDVQVVGVPHERYGEEVLACVIPADPASPLTLEELRAYCEGRLAHYKIPSRLQILDAFPMTVSGKVRKIELREKYAL from the coding sequence CTGCTCGGGGACACCATCGGCCAGAACCTGGACCGGGCCGTGGCGGCCTGGCCGGACCGCGAGGCACTGGTCGACGTGCCGTCCGGCCGGCGCTGGACCTACGCCCGGTTCGGCGCGGACGTCGACCGGCTGGCGTACGCGCTGCTCGCGAGCGGGGTCGCCAAGGGCGACCGGGTGGGCATCTGGGCGGTCAACTGCGCGGAGTGGGTGCTGGTCCAGTACGCCACCGCCCGGGTCGGCGCGATCATGGTGAACGTCAACCCGGCCTATCGCACGCACGAGGTCGAGTACGTCCTGCAGCAGGCCGGGATCTCCCTGCTGTTCGCCTCCCTCACCCACCGCACGAGCGACTACCGGGCGATGGTCGAGCAGGTGCGCGGCCGATGCCCGCAACTGCGGGAGACCGTGTACATCGGTGACCCGAGCTGGGCGGCGTTCCTCGGGCGCGGCACCCCGGAGCGGCGCGGCGAACTGGCCGTCCGGGAGGGCGAGCTGTCCTGCGACGACCCCGTCAACATCCAGTACACCTCGGGCACGACGGGCTTCCCCAAGGGCGCCACCCTCTCCCACCACAACATTCTCAACAACGGTTACTCCGTGGGGGAGGCCATCGCCTACAGCGAGCAGGACCGGATCTGCGTTCCGGTGCCCTTCTACCACTGCTTCGGCATGGTGATGGGCAACCTCGCGGCCACCTCGCACGGCGCGTGCATCGTCGTCCCGGCGGCGGCCTTCGACCCGAAGGCCACCCTGGAGGCGGTCCAGCAGGAGCGGTGCACCTCCCTGTACGGCGTGCCGACCATGTTCATCGCGGAGCTGAACCTGCCCGACTTCGCGGCGTACGACCTGTCGACGCTGCGCACCGGCATCATGGCCGGCTCGCCGTGCCCGGCGGAGGTGATGAAGAGGGTGGTCGCCGAGATGAACATGGCGCAGGTGTCGATCTGTTACGGCATGACCGAGACCTCGCCCGTCTCCACCCAGACCCACCGGGACGACGATCTGGAACACCGCACCGGCACCGTCGGCCGTGCCCTGCCGCACATCGAGGTGAAGGTCGTCGACCCCGTGGACGGAGTGACCCGTCCGCGCGGCGTCCCCGGTGAACTCTGCACCCGCGGATACAGCGTGATGCTCGGTTACTGGAACGAGCCCGAGAAGACCGCCGAGGTGATCGACGCGGGACGCTGGATGCACACCGGGGACCTGGCGGTGATGCGGGAAGACGGTTACGTGGAGATCGTCGGCCGCATCAAGGACATGATCATTCGAGGTGGGGAGAACATCTACCCGCGCGAGATCGAGGAGTTCCTGTACGGCCACCCCGGGATCAGGGACGTCCAGGTCGTCGGCGTCCCGCACGAGAGGTACGGCGAGGAGGTCCTCGCCTGCGTGATCCCGGCGGACCCGGCGTCCCCCCTGACGCTGGAGGAGCTGCGCGCGTACTGCGAGGGCCGGTTGGCGCACTACAAGATCCCGAGCAGGCTGCAGATCCTGGACGCCTTTCCCATGACCGTGTCGGGGAAGGTGCGCAAGATCGAGCTGCGCGAGAAGTACGCCCTCTAG
- a CDS encoding AMP-binding protein: protein MTATELFRRARDFLLEHREDYTTAYERFEWPRPERFNWALDWFDAIAVGNERTALHIVEEDGSETRRTFAELSERSDRIANWLRDRGVVAEDRILVMLGNQAELWETALAAMKLRAVVIPATPLLGPADLADRVERGRVRHVVTRSADAVKFDEVPGAYTRIAVGGAPEGWQRYEEAYDAPAGFTPDGPTLADDPLMLYFTSGTTARPKLVEHTHTSYPVGHLSTMYWIGLRPGDVHLNISSPGWAKHAWSNLFAPWNAEATVFIHNYTRFAPARLMAEMDRAGVTTFCAPPTVWRMLIQADLTQLRTPPREAVAAGEPLNPEVVEQVRRAWGVTVRDGFGQTETAVQIANSPGQELKTGSMGRPAPGYRVELLDPVSGAPGATEGEIALDLSERPVGLMTGYHGDADRTAEAMAGGYYRTGDVGSRDENGYLTYVGRSDDVFKASDYKISPFELESALLEHAAVAEAAVVPAPDELRLAVPKAYVVLAEGWEPGPDTAKVLFEHSREVLAAYKRIRRLEFAPLPKTVSGKIRRIELREATAAGSADEYREEDFR from the coding sequence ATGACGGCGACGGAGCTCTTCCGCAGAGCCCGCGACTTCCTGCTGGAACACCGCGAGGACTACACAACCGCTTACGAGCGTTTCGAGTGGCCCCGCCCCGAACGGTTCAACTGGGCCCTCGACTGGTTCGACGCCATCGCCGTCGGCAACGAGCGCACCGCCCTGCACATCGTGGAGGAAGACGGTTCCGAAACGCGCCGCACCTTCGCCGAGCTGTCGGAGCGCTCCGACCGGATCGCGAACTGGCTGCGCGACCGCGGTGTGGTCGCCGAGGACCGCATCCTCGTCATGCTCGGCAACCAGGCCGAACTCTGGGAGACGGCGCTGGCCGCCATGAAACTGCGCGCCGTCGTCATCCCGGCGACGCCGCTGCTCGGCCCCGCCGACCTGGCCGACCGTGTGGAACGCGGCCGGGTCAGGCACGTCGTCACCCGGTCCGCGGACGCCGTCAAGTTCGACGAGGTCCCCGGCGCCTACACCCGTATCGCGGTCGGCGGCGCGCCCGAGGGCTGGCAGCGGTACGAGGAGGCGTACGACGCCCCGGCCGGTTTCACGCCGGACGGCCCGACCCTCGCCGACGACCCGCTGATGCTCTACTTCACCTCCGGCACGACCGCCCGGCCCAAGCTCGTGGAGCACACCCACACCTCGTACCCGGTCGGCCACCTGTCGACGATGTACTGGATCGGGCTGCGGCCCGGTGACGTCCACCTCAACATCTCCTCGCCCGGCTGGGCCAAGCACGCGTGGTCCAATCTCTTCGCACCGTGGAACGCGGAAGCAACCGTTTTCATCCACAATTACACGCGTTTCGCCCCGGCCCGGCTGATGGCGGAGATGGACCGCGCGGGCGTGACCACGTTCTGCGCTCCGCCCACCGTCTGGCGGATGCTCATCCAGGCCGACCTCACCCAGCTGCGCACCCCGCCCCGCGAGGCGGTGGCCGCGGGCGAGCCCCTCAACCCCGAGGTCGTCGAGCAGGTCCGCCGCGCCTGGGGAGTCACCGTGCGGGACGGCTTCGGCCAGACCGAGACCGCCGTGCAGATCGCCAACAGCCCCGGCCAGGAACTGAAGACCGGCTCGATGGGCAGGCCCGCCCCCGGATACCGGGTGGAGCTGCTCGACCCGGTGTCGGGCGCGCCGGGCGCGACGGAGGGCGAGATCGCCCTCGACCTGTCCGAACGGCCGGTGGGCCTGATGACCGGCTACCACGGAGACGCCGACCGCACCGCCGAGGCGATGGCCGGCGGCTACTACCGCACCGGGGACGTCGGAAGCCGCGACGAGAACGGTTACCTCACCTACGTGGGACGCTCCGACGACGTCTTCAAGGCGTCCGACTACAAGATCAGCCCCTTCGAGCTGGAGAGCGCGCTGCTGGAGCACGCGGCGGTGGCGGAGGCCGCCGTGGTCCCCGCCCCGGACGAGCTGCGTCTCGCGGTCCCCAAGGCGTACGTCGTCCTCGCCGAAGGCTGGGAGCCCGGCCCCGACACCGCGAAGGTGCTCTTCGAGCACTCCCGCGAGGTGCTCGCCGCCTACAAGCGGATCCGCCGTCTGGAGTTCGCGCCGCTGCCCAAGACCGTCAGCGGCAAGATCCGCCGCATCGAGCTGCGCGAGGCGACGGCGGCCGGCTCGGCGGACGAGTACCGCGAGGAGGACTTCCGGTGA
- a CDS encoding helix-turn-helix transcriptional regulator, producing MAADAAGTVEIHGALVRLRRETGLPVAFGGLVEPGRQRMRISEFSGAAGLALRGLAVTAGNGLGGRAVALARPCAVTDYSLSRQISHEYDAAVAEEGLRSVLAIPVVVRRRVRGVLYGALRTAQPLGDRTLTAAAQAARDVEQALVVADEVRGLLTAAGRGVVPGEGAAAGPGGAAGWEQVREAHAALRALAPRITDPTLRADLLDACGLLAPGAPQEPAGQPVVLAPRELDVLACVAAGATNGATAERLGLRVETVKGYLRSAMRRLGAHTRGEAVVAARRAGLLP from the coding sequence GTGGCAGCAGACGCAGCCGGAACGGTGGAGATTCACGGTGCGCTGGTGCGGCTGCGCCGGGAGACCGGGCTGCCGGTCGCCTTCGGCGGTCTGGTGGAACCCGGACGGCAGCGGATGCGGATCAGCGAGTTCAGCGGCGCGGCCGGTCTCGCGCTGCGCGGGCTGGCCGTCACGGCGGGCAACGGGCTCGGCGGCAGGGCGGTCGCGCTGGCCCGGCCGTGCGCGGTGACCGACTACTCGCTCTCCCGGCAGATCAGTCACGAGTACGACGCGGCCGTCGCCGAGGAGGGGCTGCGTTCGGTGCTGGCGATCCCGGTGGTGGTCCGGCGTCGGGTGCGCGGGGTGCTGTACGGGGCACTGCGCACGGCGCAGCCGCTCGGCGACCGCACGCTGACCGCGGCGGCGCAGGCGGCACGGGACGTGGAGCAGGCGCTGGTCGTCGCGGACGAGGTGCGGGGGCTGCTGACGGCGGCCGGGCGGGGCGTCGTCCCGGGCGAGGGGGCCGCCGCGGGCCCGGGCGGGGCGGCCGGCTGGGAGCAGGTGCGCGAGGCGCACGCGGCGCTGCGGGCCCTGGCCCCGCGGATCACCGACCCCACGCTGCGCGCCGACCTCCTCGACGCCTGCGGGCTGCTGGCCCCGGGGGCGCCGCAGGAGCCGGCGGGGCAGCCGGTCGTCCTGGCCCCGCGTGAGCTGGACGTGCTGGCGTGCGTGGCGGCGGGGGCGACGAACGGGGCGACCGCCGAGCGGCTCGGGCTGCGGGTGGAGACGGTCAAGGGCTACCTGAGATCGGCGATGCGCAGACTGGGCGCGCACACCCGGGGAGAGGCGGTGGTCGCGGCCCGCAGGGCGGGTCTGCTGCCGTAG
- a CDS encoding helix-turn-helix transcriptional regulator encodes MTVRRDFKEPARCRPDLVIGREELVTAARDQLTRGGSVLLHGPAGIGKSTVLRALAADYGEAARTVLRCSATESESHLPFLALADLFGLVLDEISDKLPAAQRTALESALTGRGESTLQRDGLALRLAVLSALRVLAAAGPVLLVADDLQWLDSASAELLGFAARRLGDTPVQLLCAVRTEGQEYDRHLRASPPDTLAVRLNPLSRNQVSALLDHRGYTDLPRSTVREIHRTSGGNPLFALELGRALGENPTPPRPGEPLPVPTSLRALVLSRLDMLSDEARRTLLVASAGARPTLALLHAAGRENAEAETAQAAALGLLATEPEGPAVRFAHPLISAALYAEAPAQERRAAHAALSTAASDPIERARNLAMATTGTDPEVAARLAEAAALARDRGAPSVAASLGLLAARHTPPDGTPGPDEHRLCAAEDAITAGEVDLARDIAREVLTRATVPADRIRAWEVVIEAAGQALGDVDAVFPQALADAGDDPRLLALVHYHLAWRKLIVEGDFSEARQEAAHAAELAARGGDRRTELMALSFQSSTETLMGHPNAPATIKQAMREPQDPYVACHHNGVGAARFRWLMMSDQLPEARSTITALLREVRRRGMVESEVHFQRFLAETELRSGHCGRALDLARESLRLARDSGIGLGASAMLASLAEASGGDVGQALALAREAAGRADEDGDQMYLSRALAALGHAQFVAGDAAGAVGSLRRVRELEQGLGITDPARGRWQGDLAEALVRVGEPGEAQDVIAVTREHALRLNRESVLAVLDRAEALVRAALGDHEGALSRLTSVQDRLAKLGYGLEEARAAFALARLRTGRPGPTSYDEAARLFRRCRALPWLRQVDEAAARGAGEPSSVTAQTPPSDALAGLAAMERQVAALVMEGATNREIAARLFISVKTVEATLTRVYRKLGIRSRVDIVRLAAGRHAK; translated from the coding sequence GTGACCGTGCGACGGGACTTCAAGGAGCCTGCCAGATGCCGCCCCGACCTGGTCATCGGCAGGGAGGAGCTGGTCACGGCCGCCCGTGACCAGCTGACGCGCGGCGGCAGTGTGCTGCTGCACGGCCCGGCCGGAATAGGAAAGTCGACCGTGCTGCGGGCATTGGCCGCGGATTACGGCGAGGCGGCGCGCACCGTGCTGCGCTGCTCGGCGACCGAGTCCGAATCCCACCTCCCCTTCCTGGCCCTGGCGGACCTCTTCGGCCTCGTCCTGGACGAGATCTCGGACAAGTTGCCCGCCGCGCAGCGCACCGCCCTGGAGTCGGCGCTCACCGGCCGCGGCGAGTCGACGCTGCAGCGCGACGGACTCGCCCTGCGGCTGGCCGTCCTGTCCGCGCTGCGCGTCCTCGCCGCCGCGGGCCCCGTGCTGCTCGTCGCCGACGACCTGCAGTGGCTGGACTCGGCCAGCGCCGAGCTCCTCGGCTTCGCCGCCCGCCGGCTCGGCGACACCCCCGTCCAGCTGCTGTGCGCGGTGCGCACGGAGGGACAGGAGTACGACCGGCATCTACGCGCGTCCCCGCCCGACACCCTCGCCGTCCGCCTCAACCCGCTCTCCCGCAACCAGGTCTCCGCGCTGCTCGACCACCGCGGCTACACCGACCTGCCCCGCTCCACGGTCCGGGAGATCCACCGCACCAGCGGCGGCAACCCCCTGTTCGCGCTGGAACTCGGCCGCGCCCTCGGCGAGAACCCGACGCCGCCCCGCCCGGGCGAGCCGCTGCCGGTGCCGACCTCGCTGCGCGCTCTGGTCCTCAGCCGCCTGGACATGCTCTCGGACGAGGCCCGGCGCACCCTGCTGGTGGCCAGCGCCGGCGCCCGCCCCACGCTGGCCCTGCTGCACGCGGCCGGCCGGGAGAACGCCGAGGCGGAGACCGCGCAGGCGGCGGCCCTCGGACTGCTGGCGACCGAGCCCGAGGGCCCGGCCGTCCGGTTCGCGCATCCGCTGATCTCCGCCGCGCTGTACGCGGAGGCGCCCGCTCAGGAACGCCGGGCCGCGCACGCCGCGCTGTCCACCGCCGCCTCCGACCCGATCGAGCGGGCCCGCAACCTCGCCATGGCCACCACCGGAACCGACCCGGAGGTCGCCGCCCGGCTGGCCGAGGCCGCGGCCCTGGCCCGCGACCGGGGCGCGCCGTCGGTGGCCGCCTCGCTCGGACTGCTCGCCGCCCGGCACACCCCGCCGGACGGCACGCCCGGCCCGGACGAACACCGGCTGTGCGCCGCCGAGGACGCCATCACCGCCGGCGAGGTGGACCTGGCGCGGGACATCGCGCGCGAGGTGCTGACCCGGGCGACCGTGCCCGCCGACCGGATCCGTGCCTGGGAGGTCGTCATCGAGGCGGCCGGGCAGGCCCTCGGCGACGTCGACGCCGTCTTCCCGCAGGCCCTCGCCGACGCCGGCGACGACCCCCGGCTGCTCGCCCTGGTCCACTACCACCTCGCCTGGCGCAAGCTGATCGTCGAGGGCGACTTCTCCGAGGCCCGGCAGGAGGCCGCGCACGCGGCGGAGCTGGCGGCGCGCGGCGGCGACCGGCGCACCGAGCTGATGGCGCTGTCGTTCCAGTCGTCCACCGAGACCCTGATGGGCCATCCGAACGCCCCGGCGACGATCAAGCAGGCCATGAGGGAGCCTCAGGACCCCTACGTGGCCTGCCACCACAACGGCGTCGGCGCGGCGAGGTTCCGCTGGCTGATGATGAGCGACCAGCTGCCCGAGGCCCGGTCGACCATCACGGCGCTGCTGCGCGAGGTCCGGCGGCGCGGCATGGTCGAGAGCGAGGTGCACTTCCAGCGTTTCCTCGCCGAGACCGAGCTGCGTTCCGGGCACTGCGGACGGGCCCTCGACCTGGCCCGCGAAAGCCTCAGGCTGGCCCGTGACTCGGGCATCGGCCTCGGCGCCTCCGCGATGCTGGCCTCCCTCGCCGAGGCCTCGGGCGGCGACGTCGGACAGGCGCTGGCGCTGGCGCGGGAGGCTGCGGGGCGTGCCGACGAGGACGGCGACCAGATGTACCTCTCGCGCGCCCTGGCCGCGCTGGGCCACGCCCAGTTCGTGGCCGGCGACGCGGCGGGCGCGGTCGGCTCGCTGCGCCGGGTGCGCGAGCTGGAGCAGGGCCTGGGCATCACCGACCCGGCGCGCGGCCGCTGGCAGGGCGACCTGGCCGAGGCGCTGGTCCGGGTCGGGGAGCCGGGCGAGGCGCAGGACGTCATCGCCGTGACGCGTGAACACGCGCTGCGGCTGAACCGGGAGAGCGTGCTGGCCGTGCTGGACCGGGCGGAGGCCCTCGTGCGGGCGGCGCTCGGCGACCACGAGGGGGCGCTGTCCCGGCTGACGTCCGTTCAGGACCGGCTCGCCAAGCTCGGCTACGGGCTGGAGGAGGCGCGGGCGGCGTTCGCGCTGGCCCGGCTGCGCACCGGGCGGCCCGGGCCGACGTCGTACGACGAGGCGGCACGGCTGTTCCGGCGGTGCCGGGCGCTGCCCTGGCTGCGCCAGGTCGACGAAGCCGCCGCCCGGGGCGCGGGCGAGCCGTCCTCCGTCACCGCGCAGACCCCGCCCTCCGACGCGCTGGCCGGACTGGCCGCGATGGAGCGTCAGGTCGCGGCCCTCGTCATGGAGGGGGCGACCAACCGGGAGATCGCCGCGCGGCTGTTCATCAGCGTGAAGACGGTCGAGGCGACCCTGACCCGGGTCTACCGCAAGCTGGGGATCCGCTCGCGGGTGGACATCGTCCGGTTGGCGGCGGGGCGTCACGCGAAGTGA
- a CDS encoding S1 family peptidase has protein sequence MFGLNRVKRTAAVVAATAATAATVLLGAPTAVAAPQPIVGGTTTTTTAYPFMMQITDASQNQFCGGTLVSATKVVTAAHCMVGETTSSVRVVGGRTYLNGTNGTVSRVSKIWINPGYTDATNGDDVAVLTLSTSMPYTKASYVSSSQTGVYAAGTTARIIGWGTTSENGSSSNQLRTATVPIVSDSSCKSSYGSDFVQTDMVCAGYTTGGTDTCQGDSGGPLLIGGVLAGITSWGEGCAEAGYPGVYTRLTTFSSLVTAQVNS, from the coding sequence ATGTTCGGGCTCAACCGCGTGAAGAGAACCGCCGCCGTCGTCGCGGCGACCGCCGCCACGGCGGCGACCGTACTGCTCGGCGCCCCCACCGCCGTCGCAGCCCCGCAGCCGATCGTCGGCGGCACGACGACCACGACCACGGCGTATCCGTTCATGATGCAGATCACGGACGCCTCGCAGAACCAGTTCTGCGGCGGCACCCTCGTCTCGGCCACCAAGGTGGTCACCGCCGCGCACTGCATGGTCGGCGAGACCACGAGCAGCGTGCGCGTCGTCGGCGGCCGCACCTACCTGAACGGCACCAACGGCACGGTCAGCCGGGTGAGCAAGATCTGGATCAACCCGGGCTACACGGACGCCACCAACGGCGACGACGTGGCCGTCCTGACCCTGTCGACGTCGATGCCGTACACCAAGGCGTCATACGTCTCCTCGTCCCAGACCGGGGTGTACGCGGCCGGCACCACCGCCCGCATCATCGGCTGGGGCACCACCTCGGAGAACGGCAGCTCCTCCAACCAGCTGCGGACCGCGACCGTCCCGATCGTGTCCGACTCCAGCTGCAAGAGCTCCTACGGTTCGGACTTCGTCCAGACCGACATGGTTTGCGCCGGATACACCACCGGCGGCACAGACACCTGCCAGGGCGACAGCGGCGGTCCCCTGCTCATCGGGGGCGTCCTGGCAGGCATCACTTCTTGGGGCGAGGGCTGCGCGGAAGCCGGTTACCCGGGTGTGTACACCCGGCTGACCACCTTCTCCAGCCTGGTGACCGCACAGGTCAACTCGTAG